From Amphritea atlantica, a single genomic window includes:
- a CDS encoding aromatic ring-hydroxylating dioxygenase subunit alpha — translation MTSKIKTLDLINQRKPRHALSRELYRNEDVYQQDLEQIWHKEWIFAGHTFEIEKAGEYMTIQVGDYPVVIVRDDNGNVRAFHNACRHRGSRVCAESKGKTAKLVCPYHKWTFGLDGKLLFAGNMGEKFNNDDHGLIPVNCEIVNTYIYICVAETAPDFEQFRKAVTPFLAPHNLENCKVAHEAHLLEKGNWKLVFENNRECYHCDGNHPELLNSFVENLSVAGVGGEDDPELTAHWDKCEAAGLPSRLVMDENGQYRITRIPLSAKAISYTMDGQPAVNGRLDDTDVEDIGALLYFNYPSTWNHFLGDHALSFRVLPLSSGETLVTTKWIVPKDAVEGVDYDLDNLTKVWMATNDQDRQLVEETFKGVSSPSYVPGPFSEVAENGVCQFVDWYCDTLKSKLG, via the coding sequence ATGACAAGCAAAATTAAAACTCTGGATCTGATCAATCAGCGTAAGCCTCGACATGCATTGAGCCGTGAACTCTATCGTAATGAAGACGTCTATCAGCAGGATTTGGAACAGATCTGGCATAAGGAATGGATTTTTGCCGGTCATACATTTGAGATTGAAAAAGCCGGTGAATATATGACCATTCAGGTAGGTGACTATCCTGTTGTCATCGTGCGGGATGATAATGGCAATGTCCGGGCTTTCCATAATGCCTGCCGCCACAGAGGCTCCCGTGTTTGCGCAGAATCTAAAGGCAAAACCGCCAAACTGGTTTGCCCTTACCACAAGTGGACATTCGGTCTGGATGGCAAGCTACTGTTTGCGGGGAATATGGGTGAAAAATTCAACAATGATGATCACGGTCTGATTCCGGTAAACTGTGAAATCGTAAACACCTATATCTATATCTGCGTTGCCGAAACCGCTCCTGATTTCGAGCAGTTCCGTAAAGCAGTGACTCCATTCCTGGCACCGCACAATCTGGAAAACTGTAAAGTTGCCCATGAAGCTCATCTGCTGGAAAAAGGCAACTGGAAGCTGGTCTTTGAAAACAACCGTGAATGCTATCACTGTGATGGAAACCACCCGGAACTGCTTAATTCATTCGTAGAAAACCTGTCTGTTGCTGGTGTCGGTGGCGAAGACGATCCAGAACTGACTGCTCACTGGGACAAGTGTGAAGCCGCAGGACTTCCAAGCCGTCTGGTAATGGATGAAAACGGTCAGTACCGTATCACCCGCATCCCACTCTCTGCCAAAGCCATCAGTTATACGATGGATGGTCAGCCAGCTGTAAACGGCCGTCTGGACGATACTGATGTAGAAGATATCGGCGCCCTGCTGTACTTCAACTACCCGTCAACCTGGAACCACTTTCTGGGCGACCATGCACTCAGCTTCAGAGTGCTGCCGCTCTCTTCCGGCGAAACCCTGGTAACCACTAAATGGATTGTGCCTAAAGATGCCGTTGAGGGCGTGGATTATGACCTGGATAACCTGACCAAAGTATGGATGGCGACCAACGATCAGGATCGTCAACTGGTTGAGGAAACCTTCAAAGGCGTCAGCTCACCATCCTATGTACCCGGCCCGTTTTCCGAAGTGGCTGAAAACGGCGTCTGCCAGTTTGTTGACTGGTATTGCGACACTCTGAAATCAAAACTGGGTTAA
- the proV gene encoding glycine betaine/L-proline ABC transporter ATP-binding protein ProV gives MTDSNNILSIRNVYKVFGEQPDTAMQMLREGVSKDEIFEKTGQTVGVFDASFSVKKGEIFVIMGLSGSGKSTMVRLLNRLIEPTAGTIELNGKDITGLGDADLLDVRRKEMSMVFQSFALMPHMSVLENAAFGLEISGVERKEREHRALDALQQVGLGEHGASFPHQLSGGMQQRVGLARALTNDPTILLMDEAFSALDPLIRYEMQGELIRLQKEQERTIIFISHDLDEAIRIGDRIAIMEGGRVVQIGTPKEIMSNPADDYVETFFKGVDVSKFLKAGDIACQTSGCTIRINGTIQPFEPGNSEFGYILDEADKLKGVVPLSNIENSATVDSLLSLQATQHQSIFSDDMIKDVVKKVAHSDYPVPVIARNGTFCGVISKDLLLQTLSHS, from the coding sequence ATGACAGACTCTAACAATATTCTGTCTATCAGAAACGTCTACAAAGTATTTGGTGAACAACCGGATACGGCAATGCAGATGCTCCGGGAAGGCGTAAGTAAAGATGAAATCTTTGAAAAAACGGGGCAGACAGTCGGTGTTTTCGATGCTTCCTTCTCCGTAAAAAAGGGTGAGATTTTCGTAATTATGGGCCTCTCCGGGTCTGGAAAATCAACCATGGTCCGGCTGCTTAACCGCCTTATCGAACCAACCGCCGGCACCATCGAGTTGAACGGTAAAGACATTACCGGATTAGGCGATGCTGACCTGCTGGATGTGCGTCGTAAAGAGATGAGCATGGTTTTTCAGTCCTTTGCGCTAATGCCCCATATGTCTGTTCTGGAGAATGCAGCCTTCGGCCTTGAAATATCCGGAGTCGAACGTAAAGAGCGTGAACACAGAGCACTGGATGCGCTTCAACAGGTCGGTTTAGGTGAACACGGTGCCAGCTTTCCCCATCAACTGTCCGGTGGCATGCAGCAGCGTGTAGGACTGGCGCGGGCCCTGACCAACGACCCGACTATTCTCCTGATGGATGAAGCGTTCTCTGCACTGGATCCTCTGATCCGTTACGAAATGCAGGGCGAACTGATCCGGCTTCAGAAAGAGCAGGAACGGACCATCATTTTCATCTCTCATGATCTGGATGAAGCGATCCGTATCGGCGACCGAATTGCCATTATGGAAGGCGGCCGGGTTGTACAGATCGGTACGCCTAAAGAGATTATGAGCAACCCTGCTGATGACTATGTGGAAACTTTCTTCAAAGGAGTCGATGTCAGCAAGTTTCTTAAAGCAGGCGATATTGCCTGTCAGACAAGCGGCTGCACTATACGCATCAATGGCACCATTCAACCGTTTGAACCGGGCAATAGTGAGTTTGGTTATATTCTCGATGAAGCCGATAAACTGAAAGGCGTCGTTCCCCTGAGTAACATCGAAAACTCAGCCACGGTTGATTCGTTGCTATCTCTGCAGGCGACGCAGCATCAGTCCATTTTCAGTGATGACATGATCAAGGATGTTGTCAAAAAAGTCGCTCATTCTGATTATCCGGTTCCGGTCATAGCGCGAAACGGCACCTTCTGTGGCGTCATTTCAAAAGACCTGCTGCTGCAGACTCTCAGCCACAGTTAA
- the proW gene encoding glycine betaine/L-proline ABC transporter permease ProW, translating into MSEFNLLDPFQFLHIPLGEWVESILTYLVQNFRDFFRAIRWPIDQVLEISETILQSIPPLIGIILSSLLGWQVAGRKMGVFCAITLFFLGLVGVWSESMTTLSLVLTSLFFCLVLGVPLGILSARSDRTERIVRPVLDAMQTLPAFVYLVPVVMLFGIGNVPGVLVTIVFALPPLVRLTNLGIRQVPDDKIEAARAFGCTPRQMLLKVQLPLATPTIMAGVNQTLMLSLSMVVIASMISVGGLGQMVLRGIGRLDMGLATVGGVGLVLLAIFLDRLTQAMGERSDASNTLHWYETGPVGLFVRSYRSLQAR; encoded by the coding sequence ATGTCAGAATTTAACCTGTTAGATCCCTTTCAGTTTCTCCATATCCCTTTGGGAGAGTGGGTCGAAAGCATCCTCACCTATCTGGTTCAGAATTTTCGCGATTTCTTTCGGGCTATTCGCTGGCCAATAGATCAGGTACTGGAGATTTCAGAAACTATCTTACAATCGATTCCGCCGCTGATCGGTATCATCCTGTCTTCTCTGCTGGGCTGGCAGGTAGCCGGCAGAAAAATGGGCGTTTTTTGTGCTATCACCCTGTTTTTCCTGGGACTGGTTGGCGTCTGGTCTGAATCAATGACCACCCTCTCGCTGGTACTGACTTCGCTGTTTTTCTGCCTTGTTCTGGGTGTTCCACTGGGTATCCTCTCTGCACGAAGCGACCGTACTGAAAGGATCGTTCGCCCGGTTCTGGATGCCATGCAGACATTGCCCGCTTTCGTTTATCTGGTGCCCGTCGTCATGCTGTTCGGTATCGGTAACGTTCCCGGCGTACTGGTCACCATCGTCTTTGCTCTGCCACCACTGGTGCGCCTGACAAATCTGGGTATCCGTCAGGTCCCCGACGACAAAATAGAAGCGGCCCGTGCATTCGGCTGCACCCCCAGACAGATGCTCCTTAAGGTTCAGTTACCTCTGGCAACCCCGACCATTATGGCCGGCGTTAACCAGACACTGATGCTGTCTCTCTCAATGGTGGTTATCGCTTCAATGATCTCTGTCGGTGGTCTGGGGCAGATGGTACTGCGCGGTATTGGACGTCTGGATATGGGGCTGGCGACCGTTGGTGGGGTTGGTCTGGTCTTATTAGCCATATTCCTTGACCGTCTGACACAGGCAATGGGTGAACGTTCCGATGCCAGCAATACCCTGCACTGGTACGAAACAGGTCCTGTCGGTCTTTTTGTACGAAGCTACCGCAGTCTGCAAGCCCGTTAA
- the proX gene encoding glycine betaine/L-proline ABC transporter substrate-binding protein ProX codes for MIKSCLKELNNSITKLTTAATLTALTLTATAHAESMPGKGVEVTPIFPSIAEERFRGEIAIAGLEALGYEVEEPKETEYATMMLALSYGDADFSVHMWDILHDSFYQKAGGDETMLKAGNTIPGVLQGYLIDKKTADKYNITKLTDLKKPEIAKLFDANDDGKADLTGCNPGWGCELVINHHMKAYGLEDTVTHNQGSYFALMADTITRYKEGQPVLYFTWVPQWIAGVLVEDKDVVWLEVPYTSLPDGKNDVNTSFNGKNLGFAVDQVKSVLNREFAEENPAATKLLSLVQITAADESAQNLKMQNGEKSMEDIKRHAQDWIKAHQSEYDNWLAEARAAAK; via the coding sequence ATGATTAAGTCATGCCTGAAGGAATTGAATAATTCAATCACCAAACTGACTACCGCAGCGACTCTGACTGCACTGACGCTCACCGCTACTGCCCATGCAGAGTCGATGCCCGGTAAAGGCGTAGAAGTGACTCCCATCTTCCCCAGCATTGCCGAAGAACGCTTTCGCGGCGAGATTGCAATCGCAGGGCTCGAGGCGCTGGGTTATGAAGTAGAAGAGCCAAAAGAAACAGAGTACGCCACCATGATGCTGGCGCTCTCTTATGGCGATGCCGACTTTAGTGTGCACATGTGGGATATCCTCCACGACAGTTTTTATCAGAAAGCCGGCGGCGATGAGACCATGCTGAAAGCAGGCAACACTATTCCGGGAGTACTTCAGGGATACCTGATTGATAAAAAGACCGCCGATAAGTACAACATCACCAAACTGACCGACCTCAAGAAGCCCGAGATCGCCAAGTTGTTCGATGCCAATGATGATGGCAAAGCTGATCTCACCGGTTGTAACCCGGGCTGGGGCTGTGAACTGGTAATCAATCACCATATGAAGGCCTATGGTCTTGAAGATACGGTTACCCACAACCAGGGCTCTTACTTTGCCCTGATGGCCGATACCATTACCCGCTATAAAGAGGGTCAGCCAGTACTGTACTTTACCTGGGTACCTCAGTGGATTGCCGGTGTACTGGTAGAAGACAAGGATGTGGTATGGCTGGAAGTACCATACACCTCACTGCCCGATGGTAAAAACGACGTGAATACCAGCTTTAATGGTAAGAACCTCGGTTTTGCAGTCGATCAGGTTAAATCAGTTCTGAATCGCGAATTCGCTGAAGAAAACCCGGCGGCAACCAAACTCCTGTCCCTGGTTCAGATTACCGCTGCAGACGAAAGTGCACAGAACCTGAAAATGCAGAATGGCGAAAAATCTATGGAAGATATTAAGCGTCACGCTCAGGATTGGATAAAAGCCCATCAGTCTGAATATGACAACTGGCTGGCAGAAGCCCGCGCGGCTGCCAAGTAA
- a CDS encoding MmgE/PrpD family protein: MSLYNFVQTLQFSEMPEHSRWLINTSLLDIIGVMAGARDNETSRNIRDYAALHYSGGIIQTRLLFDGRKVHPLGSAWAGGFSADSLDAHEGHFTSKGHAGATVVPALLAIADAYRNQGEEISGEEFLSALAVAYETGLRAGVALMDTAAEYHASGAFSGLGVVCGAARLLRMDEEQFLHALGIAEYFGPRCPMMRLVDFPSNLRDAHGAGAYAGVNAILMAQSGITGAPAETVTESKIAHCWDDLGKRWEIDAQYFKPWPVCRWAQPSLTAVTRLLQENPQIRGTNIEHVVIETFHESMRLQGHFPSNADEAQYGLAFPVAALITRGQVGPAEVTGDAIYAEDILNVSRRIEIKEADDLSVRFPEEILSRVTITLSDGTQLISPVAQAKGDPATAMSEAEFIEKFRLLASVSFDEKRIQEIIASIKGLRTADSCKALLNLLMQR, encoded by the coding sequence ATGTCGTTGTATAACTTTGTTCAGACACTGCAATTCTCAGAGATGCCAGAGCATAGCCGCTGGCTTATCAACACCTCACTGCTGGACATAATCGGCGTTATGGCTGGTGCCAGAGACAATGAAACCAGCCGTAATATACGTGACTATGCGGCCCTGCATTACTCCGGCGGTATCATTCAGACCCGGCTGTTGTTTGACGGTCGTAAAGTGCACCCTCTCGGTTCCGCATGGGCTGGCGGCTTTAGTGCTGACAGCCTGGACGCTCATGAAGGTCACTTCACCTCAAAAGGCCATGCTGGCGCGACAGTAGTCCCCGCCCTGCTCGCGATAGCCGATGCATACCGTAATCAGGGCGAGGAGATAAGCGGAGAAGAGTTCCTCTCAGCACTGGCTGTTGCCTATGAAACCGGCCTTCGGGCTGGGGTTGCACTGATGGATACCGCTGCCGAATATCATGCCTCCGGTGCATTCTCAGGTCTGGGAGTTGTTTGTGGTGCAGCCAGGCTGTTGCGAATGGACGAAGAGCAGTTTCTCCACGCACTGGGAATCGCCGAATATTTCGGTCCCCGTTGTCCAATGATGCGCCTGGTCGATTTTCCATCCAATCTGCGGGACGCCCATGGCGCCGGTGCCTATGCCGGGGTAAATGCGATACTGATGGCGCAATCGGGTATCACAGGGGCGCCTGCGGAAACCGTCACTGAGAGTAAAATTGCGCACTGCTGGGATGATCTGGGTAAACGCTGGGAGATTGATGCTCAGTACTTTAAACCCTGGCCGGTCTGTCGCTGGGCCCAGCCTTCACTGACGGCCGTTACCCGGCTTTTACAGGAGAACCCTCAGATCAGAGGGACTAACATTGAGCATGTAGTAATAGAGACCTTCCATGAATCGATGCGCCTGCAGGGCCACTTCCCCAGCAACGCCGATGAAGCTCAATATGGTCTGGCTTTTCCGGTTGCAGCACTGATTACCCGCGGTCAGGTCGGTCCTGCAGAGGTTACTGGCGATGCCATATACGCTGAAGATATCCTCAATGTCAGCCGTAGAATTGAGATAAAAGAAGCGGACGACCTGTCAGTAAGATTTCCTGAAGAGATTCTCTCGCGTGTTACCATAACATTAAGTGATGGAACTCAATTGATCAGTCCGGTAGCGCAGGCGAAAGGTGATCCGGCAACGGCCATGAGTGAGGCAGAGTTCATTGAAAAATTCAGGCTGCTGGCTTCCGTCAGCTTTGACGAAAAACGTATACAGGAGATAATAGCTAGCATTAAAGGCTTACGCACTGCTGACAGCTGTAAAGCGCTATTAAATCTACTGATGCAACGTTAA
- a CDS encoding GlxA family transcriptional regulator, which produces MADSIIKRDFSKTISNTNKVFLKDNDDQQKLVKVGFVLLENFSMVAFTGAVDVLVTANLVLPGKAFDYMTLGINSRMVTSDLGIDIATGGTVETLPIQHRNELDILIICGGFRCSLEPNAKLTTCLKAADKLGITLGGLWNGAVALAHAGLLDNMECAAHPDNHAYMRERFPNLKVSGNTLVVGNKRASCAGPVSALEMMLKLIGQLQGDAVVRAVREILSCDQVAENQDSVPLQVGDNPTFPEPLRNIIELMRNNIEEPLNLEELSECMTISRRQMERLFQTHLDTSPSRYYLELRITHARRLLLQSNESITNVSLACGFVSTSHFSNCFKDYFGLSPSAARQKINT; this is translated from the coding sequence ATGGCAGATTCAATTATCAAACGCGACTTCAGTAAAACGATCAGTAATACCAACAAAGTATTTCTGAAAGACAATGACGACCAGCAAAAACTGGTCAAGGTCGGTTTTGTTCTGCTAGAAAACTTTTCGATGGTCGCATTTACCGGCGCTGTCGATGTATTGGTTACGGCTAACCTGGTTCTGCCGGGAAAAGCATTTGATTATATGACACTGGGTATCAACTCCCGGATGGTTACCAGTGATCTTGGCATCGACATTGCCACTGGCGGTACCGTTGAAACATTACCCATTCAGCATCGCAATGAACTCGATATCCTGATTATTTGTGGCGGTTTTCGCTGTTCCCTTGAACCGAATGCCAAACTCACAACCTGCCTGAAAGCCGCGGATAAACTCGGAATAACCTTGGGAGGGCTATGGAACGGCGCCGTTGCTCTGGCTCATGCCGGCTTGCTGGACAATATGGAATGCGCAGCACATCCGGACAATCACGCCTATATGCGCGAGCGCTTCCCAAACCTTAAAGTGTCCGGAAATACACTGGTTGTCGGTAACAAACGAGCCAGTTGCGCAGGTCCCGTCAGTGCTCTGGAAATGATGCTTAAACTCATTGGCCAGCTGCAGGGCGACGCGGTTGTCCGGGCAGTCAGAGAGATCCTCAGTTGTGATCAGGTTGCAGAAAATCAGGACTCAGTTCCCCTGCAGGTTGGGGATAATCCGACCTTTCCTGAACCGCTGAGAAACATCATTGAATTAATGCGCAATAATATAGAGGAGCCATTGAATCTCGAAGAACTGTCTGAATGCATGACCATTTCCCGGCGTCAGATGGAGCGTCTGTTCCAGACTCATCTGGATACCAGTCCCTCACGCTATTATCTGGAACTGCGTATTACCCATGCCCGACGGTTATTACTGCAAAGCAATGAGAGTATTACCAACGTGTCACTCGCCTGCGGCTTCGTCAGTACCAGCCATTTCAGCAACTGTTTTAAAGACTATTTCGGTCTGTCTCCCAGCGCGGCACGCCAGAAAATCAACACCTGA
- a CDS encoding GlxA family transcriptional regulator encodes MTTVTEPVRISFILLPGFALTSFSLAIEALSVANQLSDSELYRYRLCSPQANIGERVVSSNGVPIEMTATLNSCHRSELVFIAGYRESASYSSPLLTTLLRQINQRQGRIAALSSGAFILARIGLLKGRSCTLVPEHQSIFTELYPDILLQENLYTVTDNIFTSAGGTATLDMLLHLIGLDHGRDLVWRVSQQFMQDKIRSPEAMQATCQQVSLRIKSPCLGAAVELMQKHIEHPYPIAQLADNIGTTPRNLERVFQKHEHITPGRYYLRLRLQQARRMLEETHLSLASIAQATGFSSQSHFGKCFREQFNTPPSTLRKS; translated from the coding sequence ATGACCACAGTAACAGAGCCGGTCAGGATAAGTTTTATTCTGTTGCCCGGATTCGCCCTGACTTCGTTTTCACTTGCCATTGAAGCCCTGAGTGTCGCTAATCAGTTAAGTGACTCAGAACTCTATCGCTATCGTCTTTGTTCACCACAGGCGAATATCGGCGAACGGGTCGTGAGTTCCAACGGTGTGCCAATTGAAATGACTGCCACGCTGAATAGCTGTCACCGGAGTGAGCTGGTGTTTATTGCCGGCTATCGGGAGAGTGCCAGCTATAGTTCGCCATTGCTAACAACGCTGCTCAGACAGATCAACCAACGACAGGGTCGCATAGCCGCCCTGAGTAGCGGAGCTTTTATTCTGGCACGTATTGGTTTACTGAAGGGCAGGAGCTGTACTCTGGTGCCTGAACATCAGAGTATTTTTACTGAACTCTACCCTGATATCCTGTTACAAGAAAACCTCTATACTGTCACAGATAACATATTCACCAGTGCCGGCGGCACTGCAACCCTTGATATGCTGCTCCACCTGATCGGACTGGATCATGGCCGTGATCTGGTCTGGCGAGTATCACAACAGTTTATGCAGGATAAGATCCGCAGCCCTGAAGCGATGCAGGCAACCTGTCAGCAGGTCAGTCTGCGTATTAAGTCCCCCTGTCTCGGTGCTGCTGTGGAGCTGATGCAGAAACATATCGAACATCCCTACCCCATCGCCCAGCTGGCAGACAATATTGGTACAACACCGAGGAATCTTGAACGGGTGTTCCAAAAACATGAACACATCACTCCGGGACGCTACTATCTTCGCCTGCGGCTGCAACAGGCCCGGCGTATGCTGGAGGAAACCCATCTCAGTCTGGCCTCCATCGCCCAGGCAACCGGATTCAGCAGTCAGAGCCATTTCGGCAAATGCTTTCGGGAACAGTTCAACACGCCGCCTTCGACACTCAGAAAAAGTTAA
- a CDS encoding isopenicillin N synthase family oxygenase: MSDAAVTRIDSYLESKASAFSEIPVIDVAPLIDGSDPQKVAKELAFVCENIGFLYIRNHGVDKQLVADMYAQTKAFFDLPLEEKQKLNIINSGQTLRGYIPMYGENVDPENTRDFKEVFDYGQHEEEVSPFFGPNLMPENAPAGFRETAERYHTAMMELGRKLVSGIALSLNLPADYFEQLQQKPINIQRLLHYPPQEGDITQKEIGIGAHTDYGFLTILSQDEVGGLQVRNANGDWVSAPPIEDTFIVNIGDLVQTFTNDRYISTVHRVVNSSGRQRYSIPFFMDLDFDAPVSVVDTCHGEDNPPKYQPYTCGQHKYKRFVDSYVHLTN; encoded by the coding sequence GTGTCTGATGCAGCCGTAACCCGAATTGATTCCTACCTTGAAAGTAAAGCCTCCGCCTTCAGCGAAATTCCCGTTATTGATGTGGCGCCCCTGATCGATGGCAGTGATCCGCAAAAAGTTGCCAAAGAACTGGCATTTGTCTGTGAGAACATCGGTTTTCTCTATATCAGGAACCATGGCGTCGATAAGCAACTGGTTGCCGATATGTACGCCCAGACCAAAGCTTTTTTCGATCTGCCATTAGAAGAAAAGCAGAAGCTCAACATTATAAACTCAGGACAAACCCTGCGGGGCTACATCCCGATGTACGGCGAAAACGTCGACCCGGAAAACACCCGCGATTTTAAGGAAGTGTTCGATTACGGTCAGCATGAAGAAGAGGTCTCTCCGTTTTTTGGTCCGAACCTGATGCCGGAAAATGCTCCTGCTGGGTTCCGAGAAACCGCCGAACGTTATCATACTGCGATGATGGAACTTGGACGTAAACTGGTAAGTGGTATCGCGCTGAGCCTGAATTTACCCGCAGACTACTTTGAACAGCTGCAACAGAAACCGATTAACATTCAGCGCCTGCTACACTATCCGCCACAAGAGGGAGATATTACCCAGAAAGAGATCGGCATCGGCGCCCATACCGATTATGGTTTCCTGACGATCTTGTCTCAGGATGAAGTGGGTGGCCTGCAGGTCCGTAACGCCAATGGAGACTGGGTCAGCGCACCGCCGATTGAGGATACTTTTATCGTCAACATCGGTGATCTGGTACAGACGTTCACCAATGATCGCTACATCTCGACTGTGCATCGGGTTGTCAACAGCAGCGGTCGCCAGCGTTACTCAATTCCATTCTTTATGGATCTCGATTTTGATGCCCCGGTTAGTGTCGTTGACACCTGCCACGGTGAAGACAATCCACCAAAGTATCAGCCCTACACCTGTGGCCAGCACAAGTACAAACGTTTTGTCGATAGCTATGTGCATCTGACAAATTAA
- the betB gene encoding betaine-aldehyde dehydrogenase, whose translation MQKALYINGQYQDATSGETFTTFNPATGEPLADVQQASMADVDLAVAAAKEGFKVWSAMSGIERGRILMRAVAILRERNDELALLEVLDTGKPLQEANCVDIVTGADVIEYYAGLAATIHGQQQDLGGSNFFYSRREPLGICAGIGAWNYPIQIAMWKSGPALAAGNCMIFKPSEETPLSVLKLAEIFTEAGLPDGVFNVVQGDYRVGQALSRHPEIAKVSFTGECGTGKKVMADAAGSLKEVTMELGGKSPLIVFGDANIDNAVAGAMLANFYTQGEVCTNGTRVFVHDSIYDEFVCKVAERTKRMIIGDPTDLNTQVGALISAEHMEKVLGFISEAKEAGARLICGGERALENGLDKGNFVMPTVFADCTDEMPNVQEEIFGPVMSILRFSDEEEVIRRANATEFGLAAGVFSTDFSRAHRVIARLQAGICWINTWGASPAEMPVGGYKQSGIGRENGIDTLNHYTQTKSVFVELGDVECPYE comes from the coding sequence ATGCAAAAAGCTCTATATATCAATGGCCAGTATCAGGACGCAACCTCCGGCGAAACATTTACCACATTCAATCCTGCTACCGGAGAGCCGCTGGCAGACGTTCAGCAGGCATCTATGGCGGATGTGGATCTGGCCGTTGCAGCAGCCAAAGAGGGTTTTAAAGTCTGGTCGGCTATGAGCGGCATCGAACGGGGGCGAATTCTGATGCGGGCGGTCGCTATCCTGCGCGAACGTAACGATGAACTGGCGCTGCTGGAAGTGCTGGACACCGGTAAACCACTGCAGGAAGCCAACTGTGTTGATATTGTCACTGGCGCGGATGTCATTGAGTACTACGCGGGTCTCGCCGCTACGATTCATGGTCAGCAACAGGATCTGGGCGGCAGCAACTTCTTCTATAGCCGTCGTGAACCACTGGGTATCTGTGCCGGAATCGGTGCCTGGAACTACCCTATCCAGATCGCCATGTGGAAGTCGGGTCCTGCTCTTGCGGCAGGTAACTGCATGATATTTAAACCCTCAGAAGAAACGCCGCTGAGCGTGCTTAAACTGGCGGAGATTTTTACCGAAGCGGGTCTGCCCGATGGCGTGTTCAATGTTGTCCAGGGTGACTACCGGGTAGGCCAGGCGCTGTCCCGTCATCCCGAGATCGCCAAAGTATCATTCACCGGCGAATGCGGTACCGGAAAAAAAGTAATGGCCGATGCGGCGGGCTCCCTGAAAGAGGTAACGATGGAGCTTGGAGGCAAATCACCGCTGATCGTATTCGGTGATGCCAACATCGACAATGCAGTCGCAGGTGCCATGCTGGCCAACTTCTACACCCAGGGTGAAGTCTGCACCAACGGTACCCGGGTATTTGTTCACGACAGCATCTACGATGAGTTTGTCTGTAAGGTAGCCGAACGGACCAAGCGAATGATCATTGGAGACCCGACTGACCTGAATACGCAAGTAGGCGCGCTGATCTCAGCAGAGCATATGGAAAAAGTGCTGGGGTTTATCTCAGAGGCTAAAGAAGCTGGCGCCCGACTGATCTGTGGCGGCGAACGGGCACTTGAAAATGGTCTGGATAAAGGCAACTTTGTTATGCCGACCGTATTTGCCGATTGCACCGATGAGATGCCAAACGTGCAGGAAGAGATCTTTGGACCGGTAATGTCGATTCTTAGATTTAGTGACGAAGAGGAAGTGATCCGGCGCGCGAATGCCACAGAGTTTGGTTTGGCTGCCGGTGTTTTCTCCACCGATTTTTCCCGCGCTCACCGCGTCATCGCCCGCCTTCAGGCCGGTATCTGCTGGATCAACACCTGGGGTGCGTCCCCTGCCGAGATGCCTGTTGGCGGATATAAGCAATCGGGTATCGGCAGAGAAAATGGCATCGATACACTGAATCACTATACCCAGACAAAGAGCGTCTTTGTCGAGCTGGGCGATGTTGAGTGCCCTTACGAATAA